In Tsukamurella tyrosinosolvens, the genomic window TCTCGTCGGCGGCGGCGCAGACCGCGCGGGACCGGCGCGAAGCGGCGATCGCCTTCGCGCCGTTCGTGGTCTTCGCGGCGACGGTGGCGGTGTCGTCGCACTCGGTGTGGGGCGCGCTCGGCTCCCTCGCGCCGGTGCTCGGCGGCACGACGGTGGGCCTCGGGATACGGCTGCGCGTGACCCAGCGGGAGCGGCACGCTCTCGCGGCGCGGCAGGCGCGGGCCGACGAGCGGCTCACTCTCGCGGCGCAGCTGCACGACCTCGCGACCGCACGCCTGACCCGGATCGTGCTGGCGGCCCGCGCGGCGGGCCAGCCGGGGATCGAGGAGGACGCGCAGGCCGCGCTCGCCGACCTGCGGCGCGTGGTCGTCGGGCTGCGGACGGCCGAGGCGCCCTCGGTGCCGCTGGCGACCGACGGCATCGTCGCCTCCGCCGAGGTCGACGACGCCATCGCCGAGGCGGTGGGCCGGGCCCGGGACGCGGGCCAGCACGTCGACCTGGCCGGTGCGGTCGCCGTGCCGCTCCCCCGCGCGACCGCCGACTGCCTGGCCCGCGTGCTCGAGGAGGGGCTCGCGAACGCGCGCAAGCACGCCGCGGGCGCCCCCGTCGACGTGGAGGTCACCGGCCGCGGCGTCCGCGTGCACAATCCATCGGCGGCGCCCGACCCCGCGCTCGCCGCGACCGGCAGCGGCACGGGCCTGCGTGGTCTGGCCGCCCGCACCGCGCTCGTCGGGGGGACGCTCCGCCACGGCCCCGCGCCCGACGGTGGCTGGACGCTGCAGGCCGAGTTCCCGGCGGCCGCCCGATGACGACGGTGCGCGTGCTGGTGGCCGATGACGACCCGCTCGTGCGGGAGTACCTGCGGACCGTGCTGTCGGCCGAGCCGGACCTCGACGTGGTCGCGACGGCCGCCGACGGCGCGGCCGCGGTGGAGGCGGGCATCGCGCACGCGCCGCAGGTCGCGCTACTCGACGTGCGCATGCCCGGCGTCGACGGAATCGTCGCGACCCGGGCGCTGCGGGAGCTCGATCCGCCGGTGGCGGTCGTGCTCATCACCACGCTGGACACCGATGCGGTGCTGGTCGACGGGCTGGCCGCGGGTGCGGCGGGGTTCGTGGTGAAGACGGCCGAGCCGGCGCTGCTGGCGTCGGCGGTGCGCACCGCGGCGACGGGCGGCTCGCTGCTCTCGCCCGACGCACTGGCGCGCCTCGTCCGCCTCGCCGGCGACCGGCCGCGCCGCGACCCGCGCGTCGACGCCCTGGGCGAGCGGGACCGCGACGTGCTGCGGGAACTGGCGACCGGCGCCTCGAACGCGGAGATCGCTGCGCGCCTGTTCCTCGCCGAGTCCACCGTGAAGGGCTACGTCTCGGCACTCATGACCCGGCTGGACTGCGCTAACCGCACGCAGCTCGCCCTGCTCGGGGCGGTGTTGTGAGCGCACCGGACGTGGTGGTGGTCGGCCTCGGGCCGGCGGGCCGCGCGGTCGCGCACCGGGCGGCGGCGGCGGGCCTGCGGGTGCGGGCCTTCGATCCCGCGCCGGACACTCGGTGGCGGCGCACCTTCGGACTCTGGGCCGACGAGCTGCCGTCGTGGCTCCCCGCCGACGTGGTCGCGGCCGTCTCGACGCCGCAGGTCATCGCGCGGACCCGGCACGACCTGCGCCGCGACTACGCAGTGCTCGACGTCGACGCCCTGCAGGACGCGATGCCGCTCGACGGGGTGGACGTCCGCGCCGAGCGGGCCGGCCGCGACGGTCACGGCGCGGCGTTCGTGATCGACGCGCGGGGGCCGGCACCGTCGGATCCGGTCGACGTGCCGCGGCAGACGGCGGCCGGAGTGCTGGTCCCGGCGGGCGCGCACGAGGAGCTGTGGATGGACTGGCGGCCGGCGCCGGGTGTCGCGGCCGACGCGGCGGCGTCGTTCCTCTACGCCGTGCGGGTGACGGGCGACGCGGTGCTGGTGGAGGAGACCTGCCTCGCGGGGGCGCCAGCGGTCACCGTCGACGAACTGGAGGTGCGGCTCCGGGCCCGGCTCGCGGCGCGCGGCGTCGCGGCGGGCGCGCTGCACGAGCGGGTGGACTTCGCGTTGCTCGCGCCCGGACCGCGCCGCGGGCGGGGCTGGTGCGGGGTCGGGGTGCGCGGCACCACGCTGCACCCGGCGACGGGCTATTCGGTGGCGGGATCGCTGGCTTTCGCCGAGGACGCCGTCTCGGCGCTGAGCACCGGCCGGAATCCGATGAGCACCGACGCGGTGGCTGCGCACCGGCTGCGGGCGGCGGCGCTGCGCGCGCTCCTGGGCATGTCCGCGGCGGAGCAGCGGGCCTTCTTCGAGGTCTTCTTCGGGCTCCCGGACCGGCACGTCCGGGCGTTTCTGGCGCCGGGGTCCGGGACGACCGCGAACGCCGCAGCGATGGCTGCGGCGTTCGGGGCGGCGCCGTGGGGGCTGCGCCGGCGCCTGGCGCGGGCGGTTACTCCGCCGGCTTCTCGCCGGCGCCGCTGACGTCGGCCTGCTCGATGTCGAGCGCGCGGGCCTGGCCGATGAGGTCCTCGAGCGCGGCGGGCGGGAGCGCGCCAGCCTCGTTGTACACGAGATTGCCCTTCTTGAAGACCATTAGCGTGGGGATCGAGCGGATGTTCGCGGCGGCAGCGAGGCTCTGCTCGGCCTCGGTGTCCACCTTGGCGAAAACCACATCGGGATGGGTCTCGGATGCCTTCTCAAAGGTGGGCGCGAACGCGCGGCAGGGGCCGCACCACGACGCCCAGAAGTCGACCAGCACGATATCGTTGCCGGTCACGGTCTGATCGAACTTGTCTGCGGTCAATTCAACTGTCGCCATACCCCCTCCAACGATTTTGCCGACTCCATGATTCCCATTCGCCAAAATGTCGGATGGGATCGCTATTGTCTACTCGGGCGCGCACCCGCGCGCCGCATGTACACCGAGTACATCTACTAAGGGGATACACATGACCGACGTGCTTCGCGCAGGTAACCAGCTCGGCCTCGGGGAGACCCTGGACTCCCTCAACGGCGGCTACACGCTGACCCTGCAGAGCGATGGCAACCTCGTGCTCACCGAGGGCGCCGGCACCGTGGTGTGGGCCAGCGCCACGGACGGCAAGGGCGTCGAGCGGGCGAACTTCCAGACCGACGGCAACTTCGTTCTCTACAACGGTGCGGGTGAGGGCGTCTGGTCGACCCAGACCGAGGGCACCGGTGCCGACCGCATCGTCCTGCAGGACGACCGCAACCTCGTCGTCTACGCCGGCGACGCCGACAAGTGGGCCTCCAACACGGCCACCGACCAGCCCGCCCCGGCCCGTCAGGCCGCCCCGGAGCCCGAGCCCGTCGCCGCCGAGGCGCCGGCCGCTCCCGCGCCGCGCACCCACACCGTCGTCTCCGGCGACACCCTGTGGGCCATCGCCGAGCAGTACCTGGGCGACGGCAACCGCTACACCGAGATCGCGCAGCTCAACGGCATCGCGAACCCGGATCTGATCAACGTGGGCCAGGTCATCACCATCCCCTGATCGCCGAAGATCACGCTCTGAATCACGAACCGGCCTGCTCTCGCTCAGCGAGGGCAGGCCGGTTTCGTCGTACGGGTCGGCGACGGCGAGGTCAGCGATGCCGGGGATGGCACCCGAGGGACGCCGAGACGACGGCGAGCGGTGTGCTCGCCAGCCGGAGGTTGTGGCGCTCCTGCGGCGTCATCGTCCAGCGGGCGTGCAGACGACGGGCGAATGCGTACATGATGCGGTTCCTTCTCGGCGGATCGGTGCAGCGTGATCCATCGAGTATCGAACCGAACCACCGAGCGGGGCAACGCTTGTCGCGTTAAGACCGCGTATCGGTCGCGCTAACCGTCATTCGCCGCGCAACAGCCCCTTCGCCACGTGCGTCACCTGGATCTCGTTGCTGCCGGCGTAGATCATCAGCGACTTCGCGTCGCGCGCGAGCTGCTCCACCCGGTACTCCGCCATGTAGCCGTTGCCGCCGAAGAGCTGCACGGCCTCCATCGCCACCTCGGTCGCGGCGCGCGAGCTGTACAGCTTCATGGCCGAGGCCTGCGCCAGCGTCGGCGGCTTGCCGGCCCGCGAAGCCTCGATGGCGGTGAACAGCATGTTCTGCACGTTGATCCGCGCGATCTCCATCTCGGCGAGCTTGAGCTGGATGAGCTGGAACTTCCCGATCTCCTGGCCCCAGAGGGTGCGCGAGCGCGCGTAGTCGATCGACAGGCGCTGCGCCTCGTTGATGATGCCCAGGCTCAGCGCCGCGATGCCGATCCGCTCGGCGGTGAAGCCCGCCTTCGCGGAGGCCCCGCCGCCGCCCGGCGTCTCCTCGGTCTCGCCGAGCAGCCGGTCGGGGCCGAGGCGCACGTCGTCGAAGAACAGCTCGCCGGTGGGCGAGCTCATCATGCCCATCTTCTTGAACGCCTTGCCCTGCGTGAGGCCCTCCATGCCCGTGTCCAGCACGAAGGTGAGCACCTTGCGGTCGCGCAGCGGCGTCCCGTCGCCCTCGTCGAGCTTGGCGAAGACCACGATCGTGTCGGCGTGCGGGCCGTTGGTGATGAAGGTCTTCTGCCCCTTGAGGATGTAACCGCCGGAGCCGTCACGGCGCACCGTCGTCTTCATGCCACCGAGGGCGTCGGAGCCGCTGTCGGGCTCGGTGATCGCCCACGCGCCCACCTTCTCCATGGTGACCAGCTCGGGCAGCCAGCGCTTCTTCTGCGCGAGGGTGCCGCGGGACTTGATGGTGGACACCGTCAGGCCCATCGAGACGCCCATCGAGCCGATGAGGCCGAGGCTGACGCCCGCCATCTCGACGTTGAGGATGAGGAACATCGACGAGCTGAGCGTGCTGGAGCCGCCGGCCTTGGGCTTCTCCCCTGCCTCCTCGGCGGCCAGCTCGGCCTCCAGGTTTTCGCGGTTGACCTGGTCGATGCCGAAGGTCTGGAGCATCGTGCGGGTGATGTCGTACGGCGGCAGCGCGCCGGTCTCCAGCTCGTCGACGTGGGGGCGCACCTCCTTGTCGATGAACGCCCGCAGGGCGTCGCGCACCATCAGGTCTTCGTCGGACCACTCGAACACCGCAACCTCCATCAATAGAACGTGTTCTACATATTGGGGTCCATCCTCGCACCTCGCGCCGCCCGACGGTGCGCGAACCCCCGGGAAGGCCTTGACCTCAACCGTCGTCGAGGAAATAGCGTCGGGGCATGGAGAGCTACACGGACGACCGCATCCTGGGGCAACCGATCGGCTACTGGGCCAGCATGACCGGACGGTCCGCCGTCACCTTCATCCGCGCCACGCTCGAGCGCCACGGACTGACCCAGCCGCAGTGGTGGGCCCTGAACTACATCGCCGACCGCCCCGCCAGCGTCGGCATGGACGAGGTGGTCGAGTACCACCGCGGCTTCGTCGACACCGACGACGCGCTGCGCCCCGACGTCGCCTGCCTGGTGGCGACGGGACTGCTCGACGACGCCGACGGTGCGCTCACCGTCAGTCCGGCCGGACAGCGGCGGCGCGACGAGACCTGGCCGGACATCCGCGCCACCCTCGCGCAGATCCGCGCGGGCGTCTCCGACGAGGACTTCATCACCACGATCCGGACCCTGCAGCGGATGATCGAGAACATCGGCGACCGCGCCTGGCACGCCTGAGTCAGTTCACCTTGCGCTCCAACGCGTCCCAGAACGGGGCGCGGAGCACGAACTTCTGGATCTTCCCGGTGGCGGTCCGCGGCAGCGCGTCGACGAAGTCGATGCGCTTCGGGCACTTGTAGCCGGCCAGGTGCTCGCGGGTGTGCGCGATGAGCTCCTCGGCGGTCACCCCGTCGGCGACGACGATCGCGGTGACCAGCTCGCCCCACTTCTCGTCGGGGATGCCGATCACTGCGACCTCGCGCACCGCGGGGTGCAGCGCCAGCGCGTCCTCGACCTCGATCGACGTGACGTTCTCGCCACCCGAGATGATCACGTCCTTCTTCCGGTCGGCGATCGTGAGGTAACCGTCCTCGAAGGTGCCCCGGTCCCCGGTGTGGAACCAGTCGCCCTCGAGCGCCGCGGCGGTCTCGGCCGGCTTGTTCCAGTACGCGGTGAGCGCGTGATTGGTGCGGGTGAGGATCTCGCCGTCCTCGTCGATCTTCAGGGTGACGCCCAGCGCCGGGGCGCCGGCGCGACCGAGCCGTCGGGCGACCTCCATCGGGTCGTCGCCGGCCCACTCGGCGCGCTCCCGGTTGACCGTGATCAACGGCGAGGTCTCGGTGAGCCCGTAGATCTGGATGAACTCCCAGCCCAACTCGAAGCGCACCCGGTGGATCACGCGCGTGGGCGGCGGCGCGCCCGCGCAGATGACGCGCACGGTCCCGGCGCCCGGGATCGGGCCGTCCCACTCCGCGGCGGCGTCGAGCGCCGCGGTGACCACGGCGGGCGCGGCACACATGATCGTCACGCCCTGATCCCGGACGCGGCAGAGGATCTCGGCCCCGTCGACCTTGCGGAGGACCACGTGCTTGATGCCGACCCCGGTGGCGGCGAAGGGCATGCCCCAGCCGTTGGCGTGGAACATCGGCAGGGTGTGCAGCAGGACGTCGTTGTCGGTGAGCGCGACGTGCAGCCCGAAGACCGTCGCGTTGAGCCAGAGGTTGCGGTGCGTGAGCTGCACGCCCTTGGGGCGGGCGGTGGTCCCGGAGGTGTAGTTGATGGTGGCGGTGGCGTTCTCGTCGCCGGCCCACGGCGTGGGATCCGACGGTGCGCCCGCCGGCCCGAAGATCTTCTCGTCGTCGCGGCCGAGGACGAAGACGTGCTTCGCCCGCACTGTCTCGGCGAGGTGCTCCACCTCGGGGTCGAGCAGGAGGACGTCGGCGCCCGAGTCCTCGACGATGTACTCGACCTCGGCGGGCGCGAGCCGAAAGTTCACCGGCACCAGGACGCGGCCCCACCCGGAGACGCCGTAGAACGAGGTCAGCAGGCGCGCGGCGTTCTGCGAGACGATCGCGACGCGACCGCCGACGGGCACGCCCAGCTCGTCGAGCCGCGCGGCCTGCCCGCGGGCCAGGGCCGCCATCTCGGCGTAGGTCTTCGCGCCCCACGACGGGGCCGGCTGGTCCGGCTCGTCGACCATGCCGATGCGGTCCGGATAGACGATCTCGGCCCGGTCGAGGAAGTCGCGTACGCCCAGATTCACGAACATGCCCGTCAGGCTACGTGCGGGCCGAAACCTCCGGGGTCAGAACGCGAAGGTGGTGTACCCGGTGGGGCGGGCGGAGACGATCTCGTCGATCGCGGCGAGGTCCTCGAGGGTGGGCTCCCAAGCGACGGCCGCGACGTTGGCGGCGATCTGCTCGGCGCGGCTGACGCCGGAGATCACCGACCCGACGGCGGGCTGCGCCGCGAGTCCGCCGATCGCGACCTCGAGGAGCGAGACGCCGCGGTCGTCCGCGAACGCCTGCAGGCCCTCGATGACGTCGAAGTCGGCGCCCTCGAGCCGGTGCGTCTCCTGCGCGAGGCGCGTGCCCTCGGGCGCAGCCTGGTCGCGCCGGTACTTCCCGGTGAGCAGTCCGTAAGCCAGGGGGAAGTACGGGAGCAGGCTCATGCCCACGCTCTCGAGCGCCGGCACGAGTTCCGTCTCGGCGCTGCGGTTGTAGAGCGAGTACTCGTTCTGGGCGGTGATGAAGTGCGGCGTCCCCAGGGTCTCGGCGAGCCAGTCGGCGCCTACGACCTCCCAGGCGGTGAAGTTCGAGCAGCCGATGTAGCGGACCTTGCCCGCCGTCACCAGATCGGCGAGGGTCTCGAGCGTCTCCTCCAGCGGCGTGATCCGGTCGGGCGTGTGCAGCTGATAGAGGTCGATGTAGTCGGTGCCGAGGCGGCGCAGGCTGCCCTCGACCGCCTTGTGGATGTAGGTGCGGCTCGCGCGGACGCCGTGGTCCTCGCCGTAGAGGCCCTGCGTGTCCATGCCGAACTTCGTCGCGACGACCACCTGGTCGCGGCGCGATACGAGCGCGCGCCCGAGCAGTTCCTCGCTCGCACCGGAGCCGTAGCTGTCGGCGGTGTCGAAGAGGGTGATGCCCGCGTCGATGGCCGCGTTGACCACTTCGTCGGTGGCGCGCTGGTCGATTCGGCGACCGAAGGCGTTGCAGCCCACGCCGAGTGTGGAGACGATGAGGCCGCTGGGTCCGAGTGGTTGGTAGCGCACGCCGACCACGGTACGCAGTTCTCGCTCGACCGTTGCCCCGCGGTCATATCTCTGACTAAGGTCAGAGATATGACGGAGGATGTCGCGCAGGTACGGCGGTTCAATCGGGCGGTCACACAGCGGCTGGGCGTGCTGCAGGACCGCTACCTCGCGCGGGACCGGCCGCTGGGGCAGGCCCGGCTGCTGTGGGAGATCGGCCGCACCGGCGGCGGCGCGGACGTCCGCGACCTGCGCGCCCGCCTCGACCTCGACTCGGGATACCTCAGCCGGCTCCTGCGCGCGCTCGAGGCGGACGGTCTGGTCACCGTCGAGCAGGACGACGGTGACGGCCGGGTCCGGACCGCGCGGGTCACCGCCGCGGGCGCCGCGGAGTACGCCGAGCTCGAGTCCCGGTCCGAGGACGCCGCGCACGCGCTGCTCGATCCCCTTTCTGCGGGCCAGCGGGGGCGGCTCGTCGCGGCGATGGCCGAGGTGGAGCGGCTGCTCGTCGCCTCGCTGGTGCGGGTCGAGGAGGCGGACGCGCAGTCGCCCGCCGGACGATTCGCGGCGCGCGAGTACTACGCCGAACTCGGGGCTCGGCTCCAGGACGGCTTCGATCCGGGCGTCGGCGGCGCGATCAGGGACGCGTCGATCACCCCGCCCGCGGGGCTGCTGCTCGTCGCGACGCTCCGCGAGGAGACCGTCGGCTGCGGCGCGCTCACGTTCCAGGACGACGGGTTCGCCGAGGTCAAGCGCGTCTGGGCTGCGCCCTCGGTCCGCGGTCTCGGTCTCGGCCAGCGACTCATGGCCGACCTGGAGGACCGCGCCCGCGCCGCGGGCGTGCGCGCCCTGCGGCTGGACACCAATGGCGCGCTCACCGAGGCGATAGCGCTGTACCGGAAGCTCGGCTACCGCGAGATCGAGCGGTACAACGACAACCCGTACGCGCAACACTGGTTCGCCAAGGAGCTCTGACGACCGTCCGAGCGCCCACGAGGGCCCGGACGCCGAACCAGTCGATCACCGAGATTCAAATCCGCGGCGCGCTCCGGCGGGTGGCGCAATAGCGGCCCACCGCCGGGAAGTCCCAGTTCGGAGCCCCCGCGAGCGCGGGCCGACCGGCGGAATCCCGCGCCGACGCCGGTCCTTCGCCGAGGCACCCTCCCGAGGTCGGCCGGACCCGGCCGACCTGTTCCTATCGTTGCCGCATGCCAGCGACCGACCGCCCGATCCGCGCCGACTCCGCGCGCATCGTCGCCGACGTCCTGCGCCAGGCGATCCACGACGGCACCTACCGCGGGACCCTGCCCGGCGAGGACGACCTCGGCGCCCAGTTCTCCGTCTCCCGGGGCACCGTCCGCGAGGCCCTGTCGATCCTGCGCGACGAGGGTTGGATCCGCCGCGGCCCACGTGTGGGTACCGAGGTCATCGCCCGCACCGTCGACCACGGGCTCGACAGCCTGCGCGGGCTCCGCGAGACCCTCTCGCTGCACGGCGAGGTCCGTAATCGCGTGCGGACCGCCACCCGGCTCGTGCCGCCCCCGATCGTCGCCGAGAAGCTCGGCATCCCGCGCGGCGAGGAGGCCGTGTACCTGGAGCGGCTGCGCTACCTGGACGACGAGCCCATCAGCCTGGACCTCACCTACCTGGTCTCCGATGTCGGCGACCTGCTTCTGGAGCAGGACCTCGAGAACGAGGACGTCTTCCCGCTGATCGAGGCCGTCACGGGGCATCGCCTCGGCACCAGCGACTACTGCCTGACCGCCGCGGCGGCCGATCCGCACACCGCCGCGAACCTGGAGATCGCCACCGGCTCGCCGCTCCTGCTCTACGAGCGCCTCACCCACCTCGAGGGCGGCCGCCCCGTCGACCTCGAGTACATCCGCATCCGATCCGACCGGATCACCCTGCGCGGCACCCTGCACCGCGACTGACCGCCCCCGACACGGAGGAACACACCCATGGCACAGGTCGAACAGCGCGTCGACGTCCCCGTCACCATCGACGCCTCCCTCTGCATCGAGGGCTGCAACATCTGCATCGAGGCCTGCCCCCTCGACTCGCTCGCGCTCGACCCGAGCACCAACCGCGCCCACATGTACGTCGACGAGTGCTGGTACTGCGGGCCCTGCGCCGCGCGCTGCCCGACCGGCGCCGTCACCGTCAACATGCCCTACCTCCTGCGATAGCCCCGCCCAGCCCCCGGAGAACTCCAGCCATGACACCCACCCTGCGCGCGGTCGCCGTCGTCGCCGCGACGGCCACCGCCCTCGCGTCCTGCTCGCTCGAGCCCGCGGCCGACGAGTCCACCCAGACCCTGGTGGTGGGCTACCAGTCCAAGACCATCAACACCGTCACCGCGGGAACCCTGCTGCGCGCCAAGGGCTTCCTGGAGAAGCGCCTCGCCACCGTCGGGAAGTTCCGCGTCGACTGGCAGGATTTCGACACCGGTGCCCCGATCACGAGCGGCATGCTCGCCGGCAAGATCCAGATCGGATCGATGGGCGACTACCCCCTCCTGATCAACGGATCCCGCGCGCAGTCGAGCCCCGAGACCGAGACGGCGATGCTCTCGGTCACCGGGTCGAGCGCGCGGGGCGCCCTCAACTCGGTGGTGGTCTCCCCCGGTTCCCCGCTGCGCTCCCTGGTCGACCTGCGCGGCAAGCAGGTCTCCGCGTCCGTCGGCTCCGCCGGGCACGGCACCCTCGTCGCCGCGCTGAGCCGCGCGGGCCTCAGCACCGCCGATGTCACCGTCGTGAACCAGCAGCCGCAGGTCGGGGCGAGCGCGCTCGAATCCGGCCAGGTCCAGGCGCTGGCGCAGTTCGTCGCCTGGCCCGGCCTCCTCGTCCACCAGGGCAAGGCGCGCCTGCTCTACGACGGCGGCGAGCTGAACACCCCCACGCTGCACGGGGTCGTCGCCAACACGAAGTACGCCGCGTCGCACCCGGATGTGGTGCGCGCCTTCCTCGAGGCGCAACTCGACGCGACGGACTTCCAGCGCGAGCACCCGCTCGAGGCCGCGCAGGACGTCGCGCAGGCCAGCGGCCTGCCCGCCGAGGTCGTCTACCAGTACAACGGGCCGGGCGGCACCGACCCCAACCCCACGCTCACCGCGCCACTCATCGGAGCTCTCAAGGGCGACATCGGGTACCTGCAGTCGATCGGCCAGTTCGGCACGCCGCTCGACGTCGACCGGTTCGTCGACCCGAAGCCCCTCGCCGAGGCACAGGCCGCGCGCGGCGGATTCCGATACGACGCCGCCACCCCCGCGCCGAGGCCGTCCGCGGAGATCTGGTTCGACGGCGCCGACGCCACCGAGGCCGCGCCCGACGCGACGGCGTTGATCCGCACGCTCGCCACGACCGACCGGAAGGTCCGCGCCGCCTACGTCTCGGATGCGCTCACCGGAACCCGCTGGTACGCCGACCAATCGCTGTGGCTGCGCGACGGCGCGGCGCTCGTCCCCTTCGCGGGCCCCGACGCCCGCGACCGCTACCGCGCGGAGCACCCCGGCGCCGTCCCCGTCGAGTACCGCGCCCTCCTCGAGGAGGCCCGACGGTGACCGCCCTCGACTCGCTCCCCGCCGCGGCGCTCCGGCGGCCGGCCACGGCCCCCGCCCGCCGGGCCGTTCTCCCTGCCTGGCCGGTCCGGATCGCGGTGGCCGCCGCCGCGATCGGCGTCTGGCAGCTGCTCACCACCCAGCACGTGGCGCTCGTCTGGATCCGGTTCGACACTCTGCCCTCGGCGAGCGCCGTCGCCGAGCGGTTCGCGCAGTCGGTGCGCACCGGCGAGTACTGGCTGGACCTCGCACAGTCGCTGATCCGCATCGGCACGGGCTTCGCGGTCGCCGCGGTGCTCGGCATCGCCGCCGGCGTCGCGCTGGGCCGCTCCCGCGCCGCCGAGCTGACCGTCGGGACCCTGCTCGAGATCGCCCGCCCCGTCCCCGCGATCGCGCTCGTGCCGGTCATGATCCTGCTACTCCCGTCGTCCGAGGCGGGCATGGTCGCGATCACCGCGACGGCCGCGTTCTTCCCCATCGCGGTGAGCGTGCGGCACGCCGTCCGCGCCCTCCCGACCGTGTGGGAGGACTCCGTGCGCACCCAGGGCGGCGGAGATCTCGCGGTGCTGTGGCGCGTCGTGCTCCCTGGCTCGCTGCCGGGCGTCTTCTCCGGACTGTCCGTCGGCGTGGGCGTCGCGTGGATCTGCCTCGTCTCCGCGGAGATGATCTCCGGGCGCCTCGGGGTGGGCTACCGCACGTGGCAGTCGTACACACTCGTCGACTACCCCGCGGTGTTCGTCGGCATGCTGACGATCGGCGTGCTCGGCTTCCTGACCTCGGCCGTCATCGAACTGGCCGGCCGCCGGGTCACCCGCTGGCTGCCGCGGGGCGACCGATGAGCGCGCCGGCGGTCAGCCCGCCCGTGCAGCGCGACGGGCTGCGACTGAGACTCGACGCCGTCGACCTCGGCTACCGCGGCGCGACCGCCGTGCGCGCGCTCGACCTCACCGTCGGGCCCGGCGAACGCCTGGTCCTGACGGGCCCGTCGGGCTGCGGCAAGTCGACGGTGCTGCGCGCGCTCGCCGGGCTGCTCCGCGCCGATTCCGGCGTCGTCCTCGCCGACGGTGCGCCCGTGACCGGTCCGGATCGCGACCGCGCCATGGTCTTCCAGGAGGACGCCCTGCTGCCGTGGCGCACCGTCGAGAACAACGTGCGGCTCGCGCTCGCGCTGCGGGGCGTGGCCCGGCACCGTCGCTCCGACGAGGCCCGACGGTGGCTCGCCGAGGTCGGCCT contains:
- a CDS encoding ABC transporter ATP-binding protein, translated to MSAPAVSPPVQRDGLRLRLDAVDLGYRGATAVRALDLTVGPGERLVLTGPSGCGKSTVLRALAGLLRADSGVVLADGAPVTGPDRDRAMVFQEDALLPWRTVENNVRLALALRGVARHRRSDEARRWLAEVGLTAYAKHLPRELSGGMRQRVQLARGLAGAPRAVLMDEPFGALDAQTRGDMQRLLLRTLDAHPATVVFVTHDVDEAILLGDRIVVLGRRGEPVRASFDVRRAPSSSALRAGVVDALTDR
- a CDS encoding bifunctional helix-turn-helix transcriptional regulator/GNAT family N-acetyltransferase, which encodes MTEDVAQVRRFNRAVTQRLGVLQDRYLARDRPLGQARLLWEIGRTGGGADVRDLRARLDLDSGYLSRLLRALEADGLVTVEQDDGDGRVRTARVTAAGAAEYAELESRSEDAAHALLDPLSAGQRGRLVAAMAEVERLLVASLVRVEEADAQSPAGRFAAREYYAELGARLQDGFDPGVGGAIRDASITPPAGLLLVATLREETVGCGALTFQDDGFAEVKRVWAAPSVRGLGLGQRLMADLEDRARAAGVRALRLDTNGALTEAIALYRKLGYREIERYNDNPYAQHWFAKEL
- a CDS encoding 4Fe-4S dicluster domain-containing protein, with translation MAQVEQRVDVPVTIDASLCIEGCNICIEACPLDSLALDPSTNRAHMYVDECWYCGPCAARCPTGAVTVNMPYLLR
- a CDS encoding ABC transporter substrate-binding protein yields the protein MTPTLRAVAVVAATATALASCSLEPAADESTQTLVVGYQSKTINTVTAGTLLRAKGFLEKRLATVGKFRVDWQDFDTGAPITSGMLAGKIQIGSMGDYPLLINGSRAQSSPETETAMLSVTGSSARGALNSVVVSPGSPLRSLVDLRGKQVSASVGSAGHGTLVAALSRAGLSTADVTVVNQQPQVGASALESGQVQALAQFVAWPGLLVHQGKARLLYDGGELNTPTLHGVVANTKYAASHPDVVRAFLEAQLDATDFQREHPLEAAQDVAQASGLPAEVVYQYNGPGGTDPNPTLTAPLIGALKGDIGYLQSIGQFGTPLDVDRFVDPKPLAEAQAARGGFRYDAATPAPRPSAEIWFDGADATEAAPDATALIRTLATTDRKVRAAYVSDALTGTRWYADQSLWLRDGAALVPFAGPDARDRYRAEHPGAVPVEYRALLEEARR
- a CDS encoding GntR family transcriptional regulator, translating into MPATDRPIRADSARIVADVLRQAIHDGTYRGTLPGEDDLGAQFSVSRGTVREALSILRDEGWIRRGPRVGTEVIARTVDHGLDSLRGLRETLSLHGEVRNRVRTATRLVPPPIVAEKLGIPRGEEAVYLERLRYLDDEPISLDLTYLVSDVGDLLLEQDLENEDVFPLIEAVTGHRLGTSDYCLTAAAADPHTAANLEIATGSPLLLYERLTHLEGGRPVDLEYIRIRSDRITLRGTLHRD
- a CDS encoding ABC transporter permease; the protein is MTALDSLPAAALRRPATAPARRAVLPAWPVRIAVAAAAIGVWQLLTTQHVALVWIRFDTLPSASAVAERFAQSVRTGEYWLDLAQSLIRIGTGFAVAAVLGIAAGVALGRSRAAELTVGTLLEIARPVPAIALVPVMILLLPSSEAGMVAITATAAFFPIAVSVRHAVRALPTVWEDSVRTQGGGDLAVLWRVVLPGSLPGVFSGLSVGVGVAWICLVSAEMISGRLGVGYRTWQSYTLVDYPAVFVGMLTIGVLGFLTSAVIELAGRRVTRWLPRGDR